In one window of Geminocystis sp. NIES-3709 DNA:
- a CDS encoding DUF6737 family protein has product MSSSSIWKYKPWWCQPWSILLTGIGIIVGSWLLFQLIWLTALFFTLICLWWFLFLLLIPYLFTRQQTINIPKTE; this is encoded by the coding sequence ATGTCATCGTCATCAATCTGGAAGTACAAGCCTTGGTGGTGTCAACCTTGGTCAATTCTGCTAACAGGAATCGGAATTATTGTAGGAAGTTGGCTGTTGTTTCAACTAATCTGGCTAACAGCTTTGTTTTTCACCTTGATCTGTCTTTGGTGGTTTCTTTTTCTGCTCCTCATTCCCTATTTGTTCACAAGACAACAAACTATTAACATCCCTAAAACCGAATAA
- a CDS encoding DNA-3-methyladenine glycosylase encodes MTPPYWQEAVSFLHQQDKIISQLITAYPQQPLQHTHHNPFETLVKAVIGQQISVKAATTIYDRLSTQLMAISPHHFLELSPSQLRQCGLSRQKVEYLGNIASAFIDGILTPQQWHEMDDEQVIKQLTKIKGIGQWTAQMFLIFYLQRPDVLPLKDIGLVNIIKQHYGNLSTSEMITLAQRWQPYRTVAVWYLWLSLDGVAIHY; translated from the coding sequence GTGACTCCTCCCTATTGGCAAGAAGCTGTTAGCTTTCTTCATCAACAAGATAAAATCATCAGTCAATTAATAACCGCTTATCCCCAACAACCTCTCCAACATACTCATCATAATCCCTTTGAAACTCTTGTCAAAGCAGTAATAGGACAACAAATTTCTGTCAAGGCGGCGACTACTATTTACGATCGATTATCAACCCAATTAATGGCTATTTCTCCTCATCATTTTCTTGAACTTTCACCGTCACAATTAAGACAGTGCGGACTGTCTCGACAAAAGGTAGAATATTTGGGGAATATTGCCTCTGCATTTATAGATGGAATATTAACTCCCCAACAATGGCATGAAATGGATGATGAACAAGTAATAAAACAATTAACAAAAATTAAAGGTATTGGACAATGGACGGCTCAAATGTTTCTTATCTTCTACCTACAACGTCCTGATGTTTTACCATTAAAAGACATAGGCTTAGTAAATATTATCAAACAACATTATGGTAATTTAAGTACATCAGAAATGATTACATTAGCCCAAAGATGGCAACCTTATAGAACAGTAGCAGTATGGTATCTTTGGCTATCATTAGATGGTGTTGCTATTCATTATTAA
- a CDS encoding HNH endonuclease, with product MSRYSKDWRDIATAVKEKADWKCSKCGADFKEKSTRGNCLQVHHWNKIPEDNRPENLVALCNSCHLEYHRGGKGNISLDQLSLNL from the coding sequence ATGAGCCGATATAGCAAAGATTGGAGAGATATAGCTACAGCAGTAAAGGAAAAAGCCGATTGGAAGTGTAGTAAATGCGGCGCTGACTTTAAGGAAAAATCAACCAGAGGTAATTGTTTGCAGGTACACCACTGGAACAAAATACCAGAAGATAATAGACCAGAAAATCTGGTAGCCTTATGTAATAGCTGTCATTTGGAATATCATCGGGGCGGTAAAGGTAATATTTCCCTTGATCAATTATCCTTGAATCTCTAA
- a CDS encoding class I SAM-dependent methyltransferase has product MKHLKIILSVIFILIFTLLSIVSSLIYEPVQATDNQYYEYRALHNRDGIGKYYLGREIAKVMGHQEFLWLERPSREAEEQPSKVIEALNLQANDRIADIGAGSGYFSFRIAQKVPQGLVYAVDVQPEMIDIIDFLAKESPDLPVLPVLGSETSPNLPPESINFALMVDTYHEFAYPREMMEGIVKALKTQGKVVLVEYRKENPLIMIKGVHKMSEKQVKKEMEAVGLKWVTTAEFLPQQHYLVFEKS; this is encoded by the coding sequence ATGAAACACTTAAAAATCATTCTCTCTGTTATCTTTATCCTCATATTTACCTTACTATCAATCGTTTCTTCTCTTATTTACGAACCCGTACAAGCAACCGATAATCAATACTATGAATATCGAGCATTACATAATAGAGATGGTATCGGCAAATATTATCTTGGTAGGGAAATAGCCAAAGTAATGGGGCATCAGGAATTTCTCTGGTTAGAGCGTCCGAGTAGGGAAGCGGAAGAACAACCCAGTAAAGTCATTGAAGCATTAAATCTTCAGGCTAACGATCGAATAGCAGATATTGGAGCAGGTTCAGGATATTTCAGTTTTCGCATTGCCCAAAAAGTACCTCAAGGGTTAGTTTATGCGGTGGATGTGCAACCTGAAATGATTGATATTATTGATTTTCTGGCAAAAGAATCCCCTGATTTGCCCGTTTTGCCCGTGTTAGGTAGCGAAACTTCCCCTAATTTACCTCCAGAATCCATTAACTTTGCCCTGATGGTGGATACCTACCATGAATTTGCTTATCCTAGAGAAATGATGGAAGGGATAGTAAAAGCCTTAAAAACACAAGGAAAAGTAGTGTTAGTGGAGTATAGAAAAGAAAATCCCTTGATTATGATTAAAGGGGTGCATAAAATGAGTGAGAAACAGGTAAAGAAAGAAATGGAAGCAGTAGGCTTAAAATGGGTAACAACCGCCGAATTTTTACCCCAACAACATTATTTAGTATTTGAGAAATCATGA
- a CDS encoding HU family DNA-binding protein, which yields MSINQKELIKRIAQKINQKDEVVEEIVNATLEEIYECLKDKESVNLRNFGTFYIQGKRNSTVFKFNPSQRLRKLFGWSSSYKGDI from the coding sequence ATGTCTATTAATCAGAAAGAATTAATAAAGCGTATTGCCCAAAAAATTAATCAAAAAGATGAGGTTGTGGAGGAAATTGTTAACGCTACCTTAGAAGAAATATATGAGTGTTTAAAAGATAAAGAAAGTGTGAATTTAAGAAATTTTGGAACATTTTATATTCAAGGAAAAAGGAATAGTACAGTGTTTAAATTCAATCCTTCTCAACGCTTACGAAAATTATTTGGTTGGTCATCGAGTTATAAAGGAGATATTTAA